CCACCCTCCTCTGTTCGTGCCAAAACCccgaagcagcagcagcagcagcagcagcagagcatcctcctgcttgCCCCCCAGAAAgtaaaggaaaagaaaaaaacttcgGCCTCCAGCGTGCCGCCGAGAAGTCGCAAACAAATCGAAGAAGACACAAGCGATGGAGCCGAGCatggcgccgcggcggctgtGGCACGTGGTCCGCGCCGTGCTGTTCATGCTCCGCAAGGGCATGTCCAAGCGGAAGCTGGCCATGGacctccagctcctcctccagcgaGGCAAGATCGCCGGCGGCAAGGCCCTCGGCAAGCTCATGAGCACCACCCACCACGACAAACCACCTGCCGCCTCCAATCATTCCACGTCAGCCAAGGCCAAGCAGCACGCGCCGCCGAATTTCTCGTGCCCCGCGCGCTCCGTCTACGACCCGCGGGAGACGGAGTTCAGCTGCAGCAACACCCCGTCCTCCTACTACCCCTCCATCCTTCATCAGCTCGTCCCCACCAAGCAGCGCCAGCCGCGCCGCTGGAACGGCAGCCGGCGCCGTACTGGCAGCCACCGCGGCGCCAACGGGGGCGAGCCCGGGTGGTACAACTACGACGCGGCCGACATCGCCAAGGTCTTCGAGGTCCTCAACAAGGACGAGCAGCTGCTGAACGACGTCGTGGCCGTGGTCGCAAATACGCCGTCCCCCGCGCTGTGGTCGTCCAGCTTCGGCCGCagcccggcgccggcagcggcacccgTGAGGCAGCTGCGGATCACCGACTCGCCGTTCCCGCTGTCGGCGGACGATGCGCAGGACGGCGGGATGGTGGACCAGGAGGCGGACGAGTTCATCAAGAAGTTCTACGACCAGCTgcgcaagcagcagcagagcctcaccgccgccacgcccgAGTACGGATATGCCAGTCCGGCGGCCACCGGCGTCGCCTACTAGGTGTTACTCCGTCTGATTTTAAATTCCTGTGGTTGTTTTGGTTCGAAAGACAAcgaacaagaatttaggacgACGAGCAGTACTGCccgcatgcatatatgcatgctgaAGTTGACACCCTTCTTGTTCCAAGTTTGAAGTGTGTGTACGTACGTGGCCCAGTACATAGTTGTCTGTCTTGTCATAATCAAGCACGCATGACTGTACAGAGAGCTTGCACGCATGACTGTACAGAGCTTGTCATAATGAAGATTTGGTTGGGATGTCTGTACTGATTCATTGTCGCACGTATATACACGTTGGAAGGCCAGTACCCGGCAAGTCCACGACACAACACTTCTTTGTTTTGAAAGGTCTAGCAACAGCTGGCTTTCCATGTGAGAGGGAATAATTACAAGGCTGCTCTAGGGCAAATGAGTACAGTaagaaacagagaaagaaaaacgagGCAACGTGACACGAGCGGAACGTATGGTCGAGTTACCACCATGGATACAGTTGGCAGCGTGAGAGTGAAGATCATTTAATAGATAATTAAGGTCCCATTCGAAACACAAGAATACGAAGAAAAAATCATAAAGGTATGATGTAAATCTTTTGTTGAACAACCTAGTAGGAGGACAGCATTATATGTGCTTAGCAGATTAGGATTCCAATAGATGGAATCAACATTTTCGATATTACTGCTTCGATTTCAAAATTTCTAAACGAATTTTGATAAGTCTTCGTTGATCCAATAAATAAACTTTTGGAATAAACAGGGACTCCAATACATACGTAGTGCTATCTTCGGAGGCAAACCAACGGAATTTGGAAGCGTTGATGGACTAGGGTGTAAATGTTAGTCAACCGTACATGTATGTCACATGTATGAACGAAGGTGTCGTACACTTGACAAGAATGAAATTTCAGTGTTTTTAAATAAGCTCATTCACAAAACGTGACCTGCTCCTATGTTAGAAGTACTTCATTAATGAGTGTTGGGTAAAAACTAGTTGTTTGGGCTCAGCCAGCAACTTCCCGAATCTGCAACCTTGGACTCTTCAGTGATTTTCGGGACTGCCTACCAAGGTTTTCCTTGGTCCCTCCCTAGatcccccccacacacactaCCCCCCTCCCTACGAGAGTACAACTCCTTCGGAGGTCTTTGTGATGTAGGTTCCATGACAACTGATCATCGATGTCCTTTGGTGGGAGGTTGAGCATCTCCAATAGCATACCCATATATTGGATACTCAAAACCATTACAGGTaagggagaaagaaaatatagGTAATCAAAACTTGCGCAACTTTTACATCATACCCAAAACCATCGCATCAATTTGTATCGGTCCTGCATGTCATTGTTTCACAGGTTTTCTTCAACCTCTAGCATGAGCTGACTGGGTGGTGCAGAGGGGCCTCTTGCCAGGGCGCAAGGGAGCGGCTTGGGCGGAGGGCAAGCGACGGTGCCAAATTGATGCATCTCCGTGGTCATGCCGTAAGGTGTAGGTGGCGCGTGGCCCAGCGGCGGTAGGTGGCCGGAATTTGGAGAATTTGAGGCGGCGGCACCCTAGAGATTCGAGTGCAAGGGGTCGGGCCGCGGGGTCCAGCCCATGGGGGTTGGTCGGAGCCATAGAGGTGGGCCGCGGGGCACTTGCCAGCGGCGGTGCAAGCCTAGCCGCCGTTGTGCCTCGAGCTTGGGGCGGCAGGCGAGCCTGGGCATAAGGGACGGCGGGAGCACCGGCGGGGTAATTAACGAGGGAGGTGGCGGAGCCATTGGGCGCGGTGGGGAGGTCGCCGGCAGCCTCCAtcgcggcggcaatggcgggaTTTTCCGGCGGCCGGAAGCACGGGAGGGAAATCGGAACGTTTAGGGTAGTTGATTCCCTCCAAGTTTTTGGGTCTTTTGGATAACTACCCATATTTTAGCTCTCAATAAGGGGCAAAATATGGTTACATACCCAAAATATTTGGGTATCCAACAAATATGGGTATGCTGTTGGAGATGTTTTCTAGGGAAAATATCCATATTGGCGTTTTTTGGGTATTCTAGCAAAATATGGGTATGCTGTTGGATATTCTCGAAGTGGAAAGTTTCCTAAATTACTTTGGGATCCTTCAACTTTTTACGCTTGAGTCTTTTCTCTTTAGAGTAAGTCAATTATTTCAATTATTTCGTCTTTCAATTGGCACAAAGTATAAAATTGGTCCCTAAATTAGTCCTCCAACTGACAAAACCAGataatttttgttcttctcccTGCTCAACGCGGTATTGACGCCAACTTGGGGCAGTTTTGGacaaaggaagaaaaacagatctagAAGTGTAAAATCGAAGATGGCAGCCATTGAAACTTGACCTCTCCACCATGGAGAGGTACCCCGAGGTACGTCCCGACGCACGCATCGCTCCCAGGCAGGGTGGTTCCTCCATTCTCAGCGGCCGACCGGAAACCATGGACCTCTGCCATGGAACTCAGGCCGGCTTCCCGCATTATCTCTGGTGATCTCACCTTGGACAGGCCTCATCTCGATCTGTCTGCATTTGAAATGCGGGGCACACAGAGGAAGGTGGCATCTTCAACTGCCCCCATCACGAATAACAGTCTCAACAAGGAATCAGATTTTCATATTGATCGCAATCCTGGTGTTCAGCTACGTAAGGAACTTCGGAATAGATGGCACCACCCGATCACTGTCCCTGTCTCTAATCGGCCAGATTTCTTCATGGTCGTCTCATTTGGAAGGAGTAAGTTCAAACTGACTGAAGCCTCTGTTAGCAATCTGCTGAATGTATGTCTGGAGGGTACTCCAGAGGAATTCCGGGTTTTGTTACTCAGGGACCGGACTTATTGATTCTCAGTTACCAACAAATTCATTGGTTTTCATATTGCCAAACTGCAATCATTTACCTTCTCCAATTTTGTGGTTTACTTCCACTTGTGGGGATTTGGTGGACCTGATTATCAAAGGGAATTTGCAGCCTTGGAAGAGGAGGATGCACAAACATGGCAAGATCCTAAGAAGCCACGCTCCCCACATTATGTAGCCAAGTCATATGCAGAGGCTGTCACACGGAACCCCCAGCTCCTCACTGGTGCCAATGCGATCCCCATTGTCCGGCAATCTGCCTTTCAGAGATTGACTAAACCTCCATCATCCCCACCGCTGTCGCCCTGTTTGCTGACGGATGAAGTTGATCTTGCTGATGCCGGATATTCCCCTGAAGATATCAAAGGATGCAGGGATGAGCATACACGAAAATTCAATCGATAGCAGAAGGCGTCAATTCCTATTGGTACAGTCTTTGAGAAATTGGATTTCAACTCGAAGAACTTGacttcgccggcgccggcgccggagaagacaCACTCTCTGCCGGCCGGCGAACCTAACGGTCGTCCCATTAACTACGCGGCGGCATTGATGGGCGCCAATCAAACTGGTTCCGGTCAAACCCGTGATGGGGACCTTGGTCCGAATAATGGCCCAAATAAAGGGCCGACGATATTGGCGGATATGGGCCGGGTGGACAGAGATGGGCCACGGCCCAACTGCCCGCGGTGCCTTAAGCATGGCTAGAATCACGCTAATTGCACTAATCCAATTCACTGCCGATTCTGCTTGATGCCCGGGCACACTTACCGGTTTTGTCAAAAATGGCAAGCACAGGACATACCTAATCAGGATTCTCCGATTAGGAAACCCCGCGGATTTGTTTTCAGGCCAAAATTCCCAAATTCCTCTTTCGCACTGGCCTCCGGGAGAGACTGCCACGTGGTTCAGATCCACGGCTCACAATGGTACTCAGCTTGACCAGGCCCCAATATTTTCGTCATTTTGCCAATATGGACATTATTTGGCTTTGAGAAAACAGGGGGtcccttcgtcttcctcggctccACCGACGCAGCCTAAACCCTAGTCCAATGCTGCTCCCGCTCTCAGCTCTGGCGATGGCGAAGCCCCTCCGATAGCAAACTTCCCCGTCGACCCGGCGCCCCTCCTTCCTGGCCAGTTCGACATCATCAACTTCCCGGG
This is a stretch of genomic DNA from Brachypodium distachyon strain Bd21 chromosome 1, Brachypodium_distachyon_v3.0, whole genome shotgun sequence. It encodes these proteins:
- the LOC100821286 gene encoding uncharacterized protein LOC100821286, translating into MEPSMAPRRLWHVVRAVLFMLRKGMSKRKLAMDLQLLLQRGKIAGGKALGKLMSTTHHDKPPAASNHSTSAKAKQHAPPNFSCPARSVYDPRETEFSCSNTPSSYYPSILHQLVPTKQRQPRRWNGSRRRTGSHRGANGGEPGWYNYDAADIAKVFEVLNKDEQLLNDVVAVVANTPSPALWSSSFGRSPAPAAAPVRQLRITDSPFPLSADDAQDGGMVDQEADEFIKKFYDQLRKQQQSLTAATPEYGYASPAATGVAY